The proteins below are encoded in one region of Sulfolobus islandicus Y.N.15.51:
- a CDS encoding ParB N-terminal domain-containing protein yields the protein MEKPGNLIPHEDILIDKVVNISLEVQKIRAIKPIIVDENTHVILDGHHRFTAALRLSLPRIPVIYVNYNSTSISVSIWHRRFSKPHIVKSILSSIYSSGGICARFDSIRICDDSLYKLYWKLEKVESFLNSIGIHVEKDMVGHLEPPSIYKEDVISIANRGLRFPPKTTRHVYEFIIPQKAILIDA from the coding sequence ATGGAGAAGCCCGGAAATCTAATACCTCATGAGGACATATTAATCGACAAAGTTGTCAATATCTCTTTAGAAGTGCAGAAAATAAGGGCTATAAAACCTATTATAGTGGATGAAAATACACATGTTATCTTAGATGGTCATCATAGATTTACTGCTGCTTTACGTCTTTCGCTACCAAGAATACCAGTGATTTACGTAAACTATAATTCTACTTCTATTAGCGTGAGTATATGGCATAGAAGATTCTCAAAGCCTCATATTGTAAAGAGCATATTATCATCAATTTACTCTAGTGGTGGAATATGCGCCCGATTCGATTCTATCCGCATTTGTGATGATAGCTTGTATAAACTTTATTGGAAACTAGAAAAAGTAGAAAGTTTTCTAAATTCGATAGGGATACATGTCGAAAAGGATATGGTTGGTCATTTAGAACCACCTTCAATATATAAGGAAGATGTTATAAGTATTGCTAATAGGGGCTTAAGATTTCCACCTAAGACAACAAGACACGTATATGAATTTATTATTCCCCAAAAGGCAATATTAATAGATGCTTAA
- a CDS encoding glycosyltransferase family 2 protein, whose amino-acid sequence MLNLLLNLAIFIVPSLVVWNQIIFYIYGKNYNAVNLILHDNGINLPKLSIIVPTKGERIDVIQGLINNIYEARWDKNKLEIIIVSDDDQAYFDKLLSTLIIPPGLDVKIFRREKRLGYKSGALAFGLQKSTGDLILTLDVDARIEKDSLIRAYNHMVNLGCDAVTMEWHGYSNISTSLARALMVSTVLTSRSILRGRDKLGLKVLPIGCGTIFKRNALEAVNGWDYTMVQDDYELGTRLINRGFRICASSSPVYVEVPDNLIAFYVQQTRWAMGTMEVLSRRFKYIVSSNIKIWQKIEIIAYLSQYIPIILTFISATVFGIAGFLGIRLSMSLSMFVIWAITLSVYAIIFVNSSKRSGLDTITAINALGRLSAYTVGISPFLLVGILNAFKKTRTYIVTPKGKKAKSNIGYPILAFGIFFLLSAFLYMFRGDFLTFIWLAYYSIAFLYTFIAYIKGL is encoded by the coding sequence ATGCTTAACTTATTACTTAATCTGGCTATATTTATAGTACCTTCTCTAGTGGTTTGGAATCAGATAATTTTCTATATCTATGGTAAGAATTACAATGCAGTTAATTTAATTCTACACGATAACGGGATTAATTTACCTAAACTATCAATTATAGTACCGACGAAAGGTGAACGAATAGATGTGATTCAAGGGCTAATTAATAATATATATGAGGCTAGATGGGATAAAAACAAGCTAGAGATAATAATCGTATCTGATGATGATCAAGCATATTTTGATAAATTATTATCAACATTAATTATTCCTCCAGGGTTAGATGTAAAGATATTCAGAAGAGAAAAGAGACTTGGCTATAAAAGTGGTGCATTAGCATTTGGCTTGCAGAAAAGTACTGGTGATTTAATTCTAACATTAGATGTTGACGCTAGGATTGAAAAAGATTCGTTAATAAGAGCTTACAATCATATGGTGAATTTAGGCTGTGATGCAGTTACTATGGAATGGCATGGTTACTCTAACATTAGCACATCTCTAGCAAGAGCGTTAATGGTATCAACAGTACTTACTAGTAGATCTATACTGAGAGGAAGAGACAAATTAGGATTAAAAGTATTGCCAATAGGATGTGGAACGATCTTTAAGCGTAATGCATTAGAGGCGGTAAACGGATGGGACTATACTATGGTTCAAGATGATTATGAACTTGGAACCAGACTTATAAATAGAGGATTTAGGATTTGCGCATCTTCATCCCCAGTTTATGTGGAAGTTCCAGACAATCTAATAGCATTTTACGTACAGCAGACTAGGTGGGCGATGGGGACGATGGAGGTTCTTTCTAGGAGGTTCAAATATATCGTAAGTAGTAATATAAAAATTTGGCAAAAAATAGAGATTATAGCTTATCTTTCTCAGTACATTCCAATTATACTAACTTTTATAAGTGCTACTGTTTTTGGAATAGCTGGTTTTCTAGGTATTAGGCTTAGTATGAGTTTGTCAATGTTTGTCATATGGGCTATAACATTATCAGTTTATGCTATTATTTTTGTAAATAGTTCAAAGAGGTCAGGGTTAGATACTATAACAGCAATAAACGCGCTGGGAAGATTATCTGCTTATACCGTTGGAATTTCGCCATTTTTACTTGTTGGTATTCTTAACGCATTTAAGAAGACTAGAACATATATTGTTACTCCAAAAGGTAAGAAGGCTAAGAGTAACATAGGATATCCAATTTTAGCCTTTGGAATATTCTTCCTTTTATCGGCTTTCCTTTATATGTTTAGAGGCGACTTTCTAACCTTTATTTGGCTAGCTTACTATTCAATAGCTTTCCTTTATACTTTTATAGCATATATTAAAGGATTATGA
- a CDS encoding CBS domain-containing protein, whose protein sequence is MQNLSPTQREILLALTDLYNRQKRMIKSKEVADIIGKDEGTVRNIILSLKVLGLVESKPGPNGGYMPTLKAYEIINNPTLTPILDKLNLYKGMIETDIKVENIEIIDITNPSANRVLLKVEGDLRKLKVGDAVRLGPTPYSRLVIEGLVLHLDENSKEIVVDVKRMISIPKEKVKNLISKKLIALKPETSLREASMIFYKEAIRGAPVINQDEKVVGILTTADIIKAFFEGNYTAKVSEYMKTNVISINENEDLLDAIRKMIIYNVGRLLVLDSNNKAVGIVTRTDILRSIAGLEGLWTS, encoded by the coding sequence ATGCAGAATCTCTCGCCTACACAAAGGGAAATATTATTAGCACTTACAGATCTTTATAATAGGCAAAAAAGAATGATAAAAAGTAAGGAAGTGGCTGACATTATAGGGAAAGATGAGGGGACAGTAAGAAACATTATACTAAGCTTAAAGGTATTAGGTCTAGTTGAATCGAAACCGGGACCTAATGGAGGCTACATGCCAACACTAAAGGCATATGAAATTATCAATAATCCTACATTAACTCCAATACTGGATAAACTAAATCTCTATAAAGGAATGATAGAAACTGATATAAAAGTAGAGAATATTGAAATAATTGATATTACTAATCCTTCGGCAAATAGGGTTCTCCTAAAGGTAGAGGGGGATCTAAGGAAATTAAAAGTAGGAGATGCCGTACGATTGGGTCCTACACCCTATAGTAGGCTAGTTATAGAAGGATTAGTATTACACTTAGATGAGAACAGTAAAGAAATCGTAGTAGATGTAAAGAGAATGATAAGTATTCCAAAGGAAAAAGTTAAAAATCTTATCTCCAAGAAACTTATAGCGTTAAAGCCAGAAACTAGCTTAAGAGAGGCCTCCATGATATTCTACAAGGAAGCAATAAGAGGTGCGCCTGTTATCAATCAAGACGAAAAAGTTGTAGGGATTCTAACTACAGCAGATATAATTAAAGCCTTTTTCGAAGGAAACTATACCGCTAAAGTGTCAGAGTATATGAAGACCAATGTAATAAGTATAAATGAAAATGAAGATTTGCTAGATGCAATTAGAAAAATGATAATTTACAATGTTGGTAGATTGCTAGTGTTAGATAGTAATAATAAAGCCGTAGGTATTGTAACCAGAACAGATATTTTAAGATCCATTGCAGGCCTAGAAGGCTTGTGGACATCTTGA
- a CDS encoding MDR/zinc-dependent alcohol dehydrogenase-like family protein: MKALVFNLGITINDVPEKQVNRDYVLLKPKRVLVNGLENSIYVGLLWVEPTRILGSTGIGRIENVGLDIDKSLEGKLVLVLPYSQTYGGIGTEIDGILAEKATLPLDSIVILPQSNFNEKYILYPYVSFALQLPKYISSGNTLIIGSGLYGITSALYLRDVVSKVAVYREDGINPKIVGVEEIRHLSQEWDNIVITTFRSWIRAFVDHISKSNTKIIMPKLMNTWPVVSSTKAIFIPPREVDGVLEFIDKKITDKLFNELVSFSNDLLTSFPSPRAGVVINTEEVFK, from the coding sequence ATGAAAGCTTTGGTATTCAATTTAGGTATTACAATAAACGATGTGCCAGAAAAACAAGTTAATAGAGATTATGTATTATTAAAGCCAAAAAGAGTGTTAGTAAATGGGTTAGAAAACTCTATATATGTGGGTTTATTATGGGTAGAACCAACTAGAATACTCGGTTCAACTGGAATAGGTAGAATTGAAAACGTTGGATTAGATATTGACAAGAGTTTAGAAGGAAAACTAGTTCTCGTCTTACCATATTCTCAGACATATGGTGGGATTGGAACTGAGATAGATGGTATTTTGGCAGAAAAGGCTACTTTACCTCTGGACAGTATAGTAATTCTTCCTCAATCTAATTTCAATGAAAAATATATACTTTATCCTTACGTGAGTTTTGCATTACAATTACCTAAATATATTAGCAGCGGCAATACCTTAATAATAGGTAGTGGGCTCTACGGAATAACCTCAGCACTTTATTTAAGAGACGTAGTCAGTAAAGTTGCTGTATATAGGGAAGACGGAATTAATCCGAAAATAGTTGGAGTTGAGGAGATTCGACACCTTTCACAGGAGTGGGACAATATAGTAATTACAACATTTAGGTCATGGATCAGAGCTTTTGTAGACCATATTTCTAAATCAAATACTAAGATAATAATGCCCAAGTTAATGAACACATGGCCAGTAGTTTCATCTACTAAAGCGATATTTATTCCTCCTAGAGAAGTTGATGGTGTTCTTGAATTTATAGACAAAAAAATTACCGATAAACTATTTAATGAGTTGGTATCATTTTCCAATGACCTTTTGACTTCTTTTCCATCACCGAGGGCTGGGGTAGTAATAAATACTGAAGAGGTTTTTAAGTAG
- a CDS encoding nicotinamide mononucleotide deamidase-related protein, whose amino-acid sequence MDYWFAEIVTIGNEVLSGKTVNTNASHIGRRLTSLGFTVRRITVVMDDIDEIVSAFREAIDRKPKVIVSSGGLGPTWDDKTAEGLAKALGVNLELNKTAFDMILEKYTKRNIPLTEERKKMAYLPYGAMAVENNEGIAPGIYIYHNNIDILATPGVPREMENVLENFINKMLRNKPNLKYLEDFIYVENVMESALAPYVKELVKKYDIYIKTHPKSYELLRPILEIQIAGSGREEEIKVKIEKVKNELLDAIKKLNGIIRNSL is encoded by the coding sequence ATGGATTATTGGTTCGCGGAAATTGTAACTATAGGTAATGAAGTATTAAGTGGAAAGACTGTAAATACTAATGCTTCACATATCGGCCGTAGACTTACATCATTGGGATTCACTGTGAGAAGAATAACTGTAGTTATGGATGATATAGATGAAATTGTATCAGCTTTTAGAGAGGCAATAGATAGAAAGCCGAAAGTCATAGTATCTTCTGGTGGTCTTGGGCCTACGTGGGATGATAAGACAGCAGAAGGGTTAGCAAAAGCGTTAGGGGTTAATTTGGAGTTAAATAAAACAGCCTTTGATATGATTCTAGAAAAGTATACCAAAAGAAATATTCCCCTCACTGAAGAGAGAAAGAAAATGGCTTATTTGCCGTATGGTGCTATGGCCGTCGAAAATAATGAGGGAATAGCACCTGGGATATATATTTATCATAATAACATTGATATATTAGCAACACCGGGCGTACCTAGAGAAATGGAAAACGTATTAGAGAATTTTATAAACAAAATGCTAAGAAACAAGCCCAATTTGAAATATCTAGAGGACTTCATATACGTTGAGAACGTGATGGAATCGGCTTTGGCACCATATGTTAAGGAACTGGTGAAAAAGTATGATATTTATATAAAAACACATCCAAAAAGTTATGAGTTGTTACGCCCTATATTAGAAATACAAATAGCGGGGAGCGGAAGAGAGGAGGAAATTAAAGTAAAAATAGAAAAAGTTAAGAATGAATTACTAGATGCCATAAAGAAATTAAATGGAATTATAAGAAATTCTTTATGA
- a CDS encoding endonuclease III domain-containing protein — protein sequence MKCAPEIVYHKLSAIYTIKEEDYIAYYVWLKTRNCFKVLVATILSQNSTDKSALKAYLELEKKVGVTPEKLSDADLSDIENALKISGLYKTKAKRLKIISKIILEKYNGLIDNLLNSSNPREELLKFEGIGEKTADVVLLTCRGYEVFPIDTHITRVSKRLGIVPMNAKYELISSTLKELFSAYDLLQLHHLLIAHGRQICKARKPLCNSCIIKECCEYYSHRDGEARKSNTS from the coding sequence GTGAAGTGTGCCCCCGAAATAGTTTATCATAAACTTTCCGCTATCTATACTATAAAAGAGGAGGATTACATTGCATATTATGTCTGGCTTAAGACTAGAAATTGTTTTAAAGTACTTGTAGCCACTATCTTATCTCAAAATTCTACAGATAAATCAGCGCTTAAAGCCTATTTAGAGCTAGAAAAGAAAGTTGGCGTTACTCCAGAAAAACTATCAGATGCGGATTTGAGTGATATAGAAAATGCGCTAAAAATATCTGGCCTTTACAAAACTAAGGCCAAAAGGCTAAAAATAATTTCAAAAATAATTCTGGAGAAATATAATGGATTGATAGATAATCTGCTAAATAGTAGTAATCCCAGAGAGGAACTATTAAAATTCGAGGGAATAGGAGAGAAAACTGCAGATGTTGTATTATTAACTTGTAGGGGATACGAAGTTTTCCCGATTGACACTCACATAACTAGAGTTAGTAAAAGGTTAGGGATAGTTCCTATGAACGCTAAATATGAATTGATATCATCTACTTTAAAAGAACTTTTCTCGGCTTATGATCTTCTTCAACTTCATCACTTGTTAATTGCACATGGAAGACAAATTTGCAAGGCTAGAAAACCTTTATGTAATTCATGTATAATTAAAGAATGTTGTGAGTACTATTCGCATAGAGATGGAGAAGCCCGGAAATCTAATACCTCATGA
- a CDS encoding ATP-dependent helicase translates to MSSTYFYSDEEIYNLLRPYVVKWFKEKYTTFTPPQRAAIPLIKQNYNVLVSSPTGSGKTLAAFLGILDSLFELGDNNELEDKVYAVYISPLRALNNDMQRNLLEPLNELKQINPRLPDIRVGIRTSDTTPYEKQKMLKKPPHILITTPESFGISITSPKFSQKLTDVKWVIVDEIHELANSKRGAYLSAMLELFRSLLAKKEFVRIGLSATVSPLEDVAQFLVGKGREYRIVDARFVKPIDIKVISPVKDLVHSSESEVDKGIYKTILNEVKKHRATLIFTNTRHATERVAYKLRKLAENEKVFDVDAIEAHHSSLSRDVRLDVEDKLKKGILKVVVSSTSLELGIDIGYIDLVVLLSSPKSVSRLLQRIGRAGHHIRSISKGRVIVVDRDDLVECSVLAKLARDRKIDNIHIPKNPLDVLSQIIVSASLISPIDREELYNILKRSYNFSDLNESEYSLVLRYLSGDFFGVELKNVYAKIRLKEEKIIYPKKGSRLIFYTNSGTIPDEAMISVVTENNRYVGNLEEEFVEILSPGDIFVLSGRTYEFIGSKGSKVIVKEAIGQRPTVPSWFSEMLPLAYESALEVGKFRREIAEMIKKGVTHTEIIQNISKQYDIDKHSSMSIYTYILEQYLFTNGKVPSDNLILIEIYDDEEGIRNYIFHALYGRRALDALSRAFAYVLSEELNIDVKVSVTDNGFVLSVKRDISLDYDIKNLFEKVNPDNVYEIVTNAIMRTEMLKRRFRHCAERSFMILRKYKGRETNLERRELNSEILLKAVREIENFPVIKETIREILEDHMDIMRAKEILRKVADHEITIDVFGPTSIPSPFSHSIILKGHSDVVLAEDRRELMKKLHDRVIEFLRQKGVNIELEYTSV, encoded by the coding sequence TTGAGTAGTACCTACTTTTACTCCGATGAAGAAATATATAACTTACTTAGACCATATGTTGTCAAATGGTTTAAGGAGAAATATACCACGTTCACTCCTCCTCAGAGAGCAGCGATACCCTTAATAAAGCAAAACTATAATGTCTTAGTATCAAGCCCTACGGGAAGTGGGAAAACTTTAGCTGCGTTTCTAGGAATTTTAGATTCGTTATTTGAATTAGGCGATAACAACGAGTTGGAAGATAAGGTTTACGCGGTTTATATTTCACCGTTAAGGGCGCTTAACAATGATATGCAAAGAAACCTATTAGAACCTCTTAATGAGTTAAAGCAGATAAATCCAAGGTTACCAGATATTAGGGTTGGAATTAGAACCAGTGACACTACACCCTATGAAAAGCAGAAAATGTTAAAGAAACCTCCACATATTTTAATAACAACACCAGAATCCTTCGGAATATCCATAACTTCACCGAAGTTCAGCCAGAAATTAACTGATGTGAAATGGGTTATAGTCGATGAAATTCATGAACTAGCTAACAGTAAGAGGGGAGCTTATCTTTCTGCAATGTTAGAACTATTTAGAAGCCTACTTGCTAAGAAAGAATTTGTAAGAATAGGGCTAAGTGCGACTGTATCACCACTTGAAGACGTAGCTCAATTTCTTGTGGGCAAAGGGAGAGAGTATAGAATTGTTGACGCTAGATTTGTAAAACCTATTGATATTAAGGTGATTTCTCCAGTTAAAGATCTAGTTCATTCTTCTGAAAGTGAGGTAGATAAGGGAATATATAAGACAATCTTGAATGAAGTAAAAAAGCATAGAGCTACTCTTATCTTTACAAATACAAGACATGCTACAGAGAGAGTAGCATATAAGTTGAGAAAGTTAGCTGAAAATGAAAAGGTCTTTGATGTTGATGCGATAGAAGCTCATCATAGTAGTCTTAGTAGAGATGTGAGGCTAGATGTTGAAGATAAGCTTAAAAAGGGGATCTTAAAAGTTGTTGTATCATCAACTAGCCTTGAATTAGGAATAGACATAGGCTACATAGATTTAGTTGTTTTACTAAGTAGTCCTAAGAGTGTAAGTAGATTATTACAAAGAATAGGGAGAGCTGGTCATCATATAAGGAGTATTAGTAAAGGAAGAGTGATTGTTGTTGACAGAGATGATTTAGTTGAGTGTTCTGTATTAGCTAAGTTGGCTAGAGATAGGAAAATTGATAACATTCATATTCCTAAAAATCCATTAGATGTCTTGTCGCAGATAATAGTATCTGCTAGTTTAATTTCTCCGATAGATAGGGAAGAGTTGTATAATATTCTAAAGCGGTCATATAATTTCTCAGACCTTAATGAATCTGAGTACTCTTTAGTATTAAGATATCTTAGTGGAGATTTCTTTGGAGTTGAGTTAAAAAACGTTTATGCTAAAATACGACTAAAAGAGGAAAAGATTATTTATCCAAAAAAAGGTAGTAGACTGATATTTTACACTAATAGTGGTACAATTCCAGATGAGGCTATGATAAGCGTAGTTACTGAGAATAATAGATATGTTGGTAATTTAGAAGAAGAATTTGTTGAAATACTATCACCCGGAGATATCTTCGTATTAAGTGGTAGGACCTATGAATTTATTGGGAGCAAAGGTTCAAAGGTAATTGTAAAAGAAGCCATAGGTCAAAGGCCAACAGTTCCAAGCTGGTTTTCTGAAATGCTTCCATTAGCCTATGAATCAGCGCTAGAGGTTGGTAAGTTTAGAAGAGAAATAGCTGAGATGATTAAGAAAGGAGTAACGCATACCGAGATAATACAAAATATTTCTAAGCAATATGATATTGATAAACACTCTTCCATGTCAATATATACCTATATTTTAGAGCAATACCTTTTCACGAATGGAAAAGTTCCTTCTGATAACTTGATTTTAATAGAAATTTATGATGATGAAGAAGGAATTAGGAATTATATTTTTCACGCATTATATGGAAGAAGAGCATTAGATGCTCTTTCTAGAGCTTTTGCATATGTGCTTAGTGAAGAGTTAAATATAGATGTTAAAGTTTCTGTTACTGACAATGGATTTGTGCTTAGTGTGAAAAGAGACATTTCCTTGGATTATGATATTAAGAACCTATTTGAAAAGGTTAATCCAGATAACGTTTATGAAATAGTTACAAATGCTATTATGAGGACAGAAATGCTAAAGAGAAGATTTAGACACTGCGCAGAGAGATCATTTATGATATTGCGAAAATACAAAGGAAGGGAGACTAATCTAGAGAGAAGAGAATTAAATTCAGAGATATTGCTAAAAGCTGTAAGAGAAATTGAAAATTTTCCAGTGATTAAGGAGACTATCAGAGAGATTTTGGAAGATCATATGGATATAATGAGAGCTAAGGAGATTCTCAGAAAAGTTGCTGATCACGAAATAACAATTGATGTATTTGGACCCACTAGCATTCCCAGTCCATTTTCCCATAGTATAATACTTAAAGGGCATTCAGATGTAGTATTAGCGGAAGATAGAAGGGAACTAATGAAGAAGCTTCATGATAGAGTTATAGAGTTCTTGAGACAGAAGGGAGTTAATATCGAGCTCGAGTATACTTCCGTTTGA
- a CDS encoding aminotransferase-like domain-containing protein has protein sequence MFERFLSNETKYLRTSEIRDLLKLTEGRNVISFAGGLPDPQTFPVEEIKKIVDDVLLNNADKALQYTATAGISEFRKELVNLSRLRGISGIDERNVFVTVGSQEALFMLFNILLDPGDNVIVEAPTYLAALNVMRTRKPNFISITVTERGPNLDELERKIRNTHNDGKKIKLMYVIPTAQNPAGTTMSTEDRKRLLEIASKYDFLIFEDDAYGFLVFEGESPPPIKAFDKEGRVIYTSTFSKILAPGLRLGWVIAHEDFIKEMELYKQNVDLHTPSFSQYIAMEAIRRGVIQNNLPKIRRVYKEKRDVILEAIETYFPKDARWTRPVGGMFVFAWLPEKIDTTKMLEKALQRGVAYVPGSSFYADYSGKNTMRINFSFPKKEELVEGIRRLGDTIKQELST, from the coding sequence ATGTTTGAGAGATTTTTATCCAACGAAACTAAGTATTTACGCACCTCAGAAATAAGAGATTTACTAAAGTTAACCGAAGGTAGAAATGTAATTAGCTTTGCAGGCGGTTTACCTGATCCTCAGACTTTTCCGGTAGAGGAGATTAAAAAAATAGTTGATGATGTTTTATTGAATAATGCAGACAAGGCATTACAATATACGGCAACTGCTGGAATATCTGAATTTAGGAAAGAACTAGTGAACTTATCTAGGTTAAGGGGAATTAGTGGAATAGATGAAAGAAATGTCTTTGTTACAGTAGGAAGCCAAGAAGCACTTTTCATGCTATTTAATATATTACTAGACCCAGGAGACAATGTAATAGTCGAGGCGCCAACTTATTTAGCAGCTTTAAATGTCATGAGAACCAGAAAGCCAAATTTCATATCAATCACCGTAACGGAAAGAGGGCCAAATCTAGATGAATTAGAAAGAAAAATAAGGAATACTCATAACGATGGGAAAAAGATCAAGTTAATGTACGTAATACCAACAGCCCAGAATCCAGCGGGTACGACAATGAGTACAGAAGATAGGAAAAGACTCTTGGAAATTGCATCAAAATATGATTTCTTAATTTTTGAAGACGATGCTTACGGGTTTTTAGTGTTCGAAGGAGAGAGCCCCCCACCGATTAAGGCCTTTGATAAAGAAGGAAGGGTAATTTATACTAGCACATTTAGTAAAATACTTGCACCAGGTTTAAGATTAGGATGGGTAATTGCTCATGAAGATTTCATTAAGGAGATGGAATTATACAAACAAAATGTTGATTTACATACACCTTCATTTTCACAATATATTGCAATGGAGGCTATAAGGAGAGGTGTAATTCAAAATAATTTACCTAAGATAAGGAGAGTGTATAAGGAAAAGAGAGACGTAATTCTAGAGGCAATAGAAACTTATTTCCCTAAGGATGCTAGGTGGACTAGACCAGTTGGTGGAATGTTCGTTTTTGCTTGGTTACCAGAAAAAATAGATACCACTAAGATGCTAGAAAAGGCTTTGCAAAGAGGCGTAGCTTATGTGCCCGGTTCTAGCTTTTATGCTGACTATAGTGGAAAGAATACCATGAGGATAAACTTCAGCTTTCCTAAGAAAGAAGAGCTAGTAGAGGGAATTAGGAGACTAGGAGATACCATAAAACAAGAGCTCTCTACTTAA
- a CDS encoding DUF2192 domain-containing protein encodes MVKEIYRERIKVLTDIWSLLMESWESLSREDVIEIVKNAYTKKNIKPFRGFNADGLYEKELVSLFVVGKYGLGLFEDNKEIFDKLLSKEEDYDEISKLIIDGNVNEAFEKSGNSKEVLARALRTTFTKIIFSFESEDKMYKSLKNLNISEKDEIKHTSRSFSRFYTAFKLAESMAEGIVRDRLTYIATKKAIAISIGIKYPLPKADYVALIAKEVFNVNKKILNKILGIKV; translated from the coding sequence ATGGTAAAGGAAATCTACAGAGAAAGGATAAAAGTACTTACTGACATATGGAGTTTATTGATGGAAAGCTGGGAATCATTAAGTCGGGAAGATGTTATTGAAATCGTTAAAAATGCTTATACAAAGAAAAATATTAAGCCATTTAGAGGGTTTAATGCAGATGGATTATATGAGAAGGAGCTAGTAAGCTTGTTTGTAGTAGGAAAATATGGGTTAGGTCTCTTTGAAGATAATAAAGAAATATTTGACAAATTACTATCTAAGGAGGAAGACTACGATGAAATCTCAAAGTTAATCATAGATGGAAATGTTAATGAAGCCTTTGAAAAGTCTGGTAATAGCAAAGAGGTATTAGCTAGAGCATTAAGAACAACATTTACTAAAATAATATTTTCTTTTGAATCAGAAGACAAAATGTATAAATCGCTAAAAAATCTAAATATTTCAGAAAAAGACGAAATAAAGCATACTTCAAGAAGTTTTTCAAGATTCTATACCGCATTTAAACTTGCAGAAAGTATGGCTGAGGGAATAGTGAGGGATAGGCTAACTTATATTGCTACTAAAAAGGCTATCGCAATATCAATAGGTATTAAATATCCTTTACCAAAAGCTGATTACGTAGCGTTAATAGCCAAAGAGGTGTTTAACGTAAATAAGAAGATATTGAATAAGATTTTGGGTATAAAGGTATAA
- a CDS encoding helix-turn-helix domain-containing protein, with amino-acid sequence MEKAIHNLGKDARLHIIHILLQNRSKKELADELGITPAAITKYLKGITHPSDEIIEKCIEVAKEDEYYEIIKIIISDITEALIELSREIDIEKIMENENVQKLKKLLDKAFDKMLSTSPSFV; translated from the coding sequence ATGGAAAAGGCAATTCATAATCTAGGGAAAGACGCTAGACTGCACATTATACACATTCTCTTACAAAACAGAAGTAAAAAGGAACTTGCTGATGAGCTGGGTATAACTCCAGCAGCGATTACTAAGTACTTGAAGGGAATTACACACCCAAGTGATGAAATAATTGAAAAATGTATTGAAGTTGCTAAAGAAGATGAGTATTATGAGATAATTAAAATAATAATTAGTGATATAACAGAGGCTTTAATAGAACTATCTAGGGAAATAGATATAGAAAAAATAATGGAAAACGAGAATGTACAGAAACTTAAAAAACTACTTGATAAAGCATTTGATAAAATGTTATCAACTTCTCCTAGCTTCGTATAG
- the upsB gene encoding pilin subunit UpsB, which translates to MKAISSIFSTLIVVMITLSLIVPLYLFFAQSYTNSSIQANSAYNNYLTDINVKISVIYLGNSANTTFVYNYGSVPIIIDKVIVNNVSYNVKYEILTGSLVPLSSIINSNIPVKENSTIILQINGNYYYFNLGSD; encoded by the coding sequence TTGAAAGCTATTTCATCTATTTTTTCGACATTGATCGTGGTTATGATTACGCTCTCACTAATTGTTCCATTATACTTATTTTTCGCACAAAGTTATACAAATAGTTCTATCCAAGCAAATAGTGCATACAATAATTATCTAACCGATATTAATGTTAAAATAAGTGTGATATATTTAGGAAATTCAGCTAATACTACTTTTGTATATAATTATGGTAGTGTTCCTATTATAATAGATAAAGTTATAGTCAATAACGTGTCATATAACGTAAAATATGAAATATTAACTGGTAGCTTAGTTCCACTGAGCTCAATAATAAATAGCAACATACCTGTTAAGGAAAACTCTACAATAATTTTGCAGATTAATGGAAACTACTACTATTTTAACCTTGGATCAGATTAG